A window of Ignavibacterium sp. contains these coding sequences:
- a CDS encoding family 10 glycosylhydrolase yields the protein MIRLFYFLFVVIHFISYAQPLQEFRAVKLTNVDSNVLFTDLNIAQGMDYLASVNINVVLAVVWNGGYTLYPSSTMDSLFAKPVHPNFIGRDMLERVIIEAHRNGIEVYPWFEYGFAAWYSGNNPPTGGHILQTKPDWACRLSNGQIAKKNGFDWMSAIHPEVQDFMNKLITEVMQYDIDGIEFSDRIPAMPIEGGYEPYTVSLYQSEHNGQNPPTNYNDVNWKRWRANKMNQWYKNVRELMKNFDQNYFVSTSPSIYPWSYDNYLQDVQTWLDSGICDQFIPQLYRYTFPEYLYELNQAINQAGPNNLHKLFGGILMNIGLPPNDYLISPEYLLAALQANRDRGVMGEAYFYYEGFRKNNNQLGDTLRATFYSQPALVPGRNGNIWRPKATIKNENESGVTLTGNWTNYPMQGYTGQIIRTNQTTGYASVEYNVEVPFSANFDVYAYLTPNTTWTQNARYVIYSDTDSSEIIIDQSNLNKKGWQKIGVVYLSEGTKRVMKIDNTYLESGRYLVADAVMIMINRKLSPDVVITDVNDEKENDVTQPTEFVLEQNYPNPFNPVTKIRFVIPNEVRNLTTLKIYDLLGKEVATLVNEEKQAGLYEVDFDGSNLTSGVYFYQLQTGSSVQTKKMILLR from the coding sequence GTGATAAGGTTATTTTATTTTCTCTTTGTAGTAATTCATTTCATATCCTATGCACAACCACTTCAGGAATTTCGTGCAGTTAAACTTACAAATGTTGACAGCAATGTTTTGTTCACAGACCTGAATATTGCTCAGGGAATGGATTACCTTGCATCTGTGAATATAAATGTTGTTCTGGCGGTAGTTTGGAATGGTGGTTATACTCTGTATCCAAGCTCAACTATGGATAGTTTGTTTGCAAAACCTGTTCATCCGAATTTTATTGGTCGTGATATGTTGGAGCGTGTTATAATAGAAGCGCATCGAAATGGAATAGAAGTTTATCCATGGTTTGAATATGGTTTTGCTGCCTGGTATTCAGGAAATAATCCTCCGACAGGTGGACACATTCTGCAAACAAAACCCGATTGGGCTTGCAGATTAAGTAATGGACAGATTGCCAAGAAAAATGGATTTGACTGGATGTCTGCAATTCATCCCGAAGTACAGGATTTTATGAATAAGCTCATTACTGAAGTAATGCAATATGATATTGATGGAATAGAATTTTCAGATAGAATACCTGCAATGCCGATTGAGGGAGGATATGAGCCTTATACAGTTTCTCTTTATCAATCTGAACACAATGGACAAAATCCTCCTACAAATTATAATGATGTTAATTGGAAACGATGGCGAGCTAATAAAATGAATCAATGGTATAAAAATGTCAGAGAGCTGATGAAAAATTTTGACCAAAATTATTTTGTTTCAACAAGTCCAAGTATCTATCCGTGGAGTTATGATAATTATCTTCAGGATGTTCAGACATGGTTAGATTCAGGAATATGTGATCAGTTCATACCTCAACTTTATAGATATACTTTCCCGGAGTATTTGTATGAACTTAATCAGGCAATAAATCAGGCTGGACCGAATAATCTTCATAAATTATTTGGTGGCATACTTATGAATATTGGTCTTCCACCAAATGACTATCTGATATCTCCGGAATATCTGCTTGCCGCTTTGCAGGCAAATCGAGATCGTGGAGTTATGGGCGAAGCATATTTTTATTATGAAGGTTTCAGAAAAAATAATAATCAACTTGGTGATACCTTAAGGGCAACTTTTTATTCACAACCGGCTTTGGTCCCGGGAAGGAATGGCAACATCTGGCGTCCCAAAGCAACAATAAAAAATGAAAACGAATCAGGAGTTACATTAACAGGAAATTGGACAAATTATCCAATGCAGGGATATACAGGGCAAATAATCAGAACAAATCAAACAACAGGATACGCATCAGTAGAATACAATGTTGAAGTACCGTTCAGTGCAAACTTTGATGTATATGCATATCTGACACCAAATACAACTTGGACACAGAATGCAAGATATGTAATCTATTCAGATACAGACTCGAGTGAAATAATAATAGATCAATCAAATCTGAATAAGAAGGGATGGCAGAAGATAGGAGTAGTATATCTGAGTGAAGGAACAAAGAGAGTGATGAAGATAGATAACACATATTTGGAGTCGGGAAGATATTTGGTGGCAGATGCTGTAATGATAATGATAAACAGGAAGTTATCACCTGATGTAGTAATTACGGATGTTAATGATGAAAAAGAAAATGATGTAACTCAACCAACCGAATTTGTATTAGAGCAGAATTATCCAAATCCATTTAATCCTGTAACAAAGATAAGATTTGTCATTCCGAACGAAGTGAGGAATCTAACAACATTAAAAATCTATGACTTATTGGGAAAAGAAGTAGCAACACTGGTAAATGAAGAGAAGCAAGCAGGACTATATGAAGTAGATTTTGATGGTAGTAATTTAACAAGTGGAGTTTATTTTTATCAATTACAGACCGGCAGTTCTGTCCAGACAAAAAAAATGATTTTACTTCGCTAA
- a CDS encoding family 10 glycosylhydrolase: MVRKKIKIFVLFILISTSLAQTNQQFRATWLTNVDSYVLTTDASIVEAMNYLSSIGINVVFPVVYNKGYTIYPSSIMDSLFNAPTIPDPSFQNRDFLERLVIEAHRVGIEVIPWFEFGFSSSYSLNGGHIVARFPHWALKNNQGQLVVKNGFDWLSGINPEVQNYMLSLVMEVIDKYDIDGVQGDDRLPAMPVEGGYDSVTVEIYKSEHNGNNPPNNPGDTNWKRWRADKLNQFFLRMRDSVKSRGDYLILSSSPTPYPWGYDEYLQDSRYWAQNNVVDNIIPQLYRYDFSGYQSVLSQSLSQIRSVNPSIYFAGVLIKAGSWVITPTLITQIIDLNRTNNVNGECTFFYEGLRANNNEIGNLLGTNYYNQPALVPYRNGNIWRPKATIKNENESGVTLTGNWTNYPMQGYTGQIIRTNQTTGYASVEYNVEVPFSANFDVYAYLTPNTTWTQNARYVIYSDTDSSEIIIDQSNLNKKGWHKIGVAYLSEGTKRVMKIDNTYLEAGRYLVADAVMIMINRKLSPDVVITDVNDEKENDVTRPTEFVLEQNYPNPFNPVTKIRYVIPNELRNLTTLKVYDVLGKEVATLVNEEKQAGLYEVEFDGRNLSSGVYFYQLKSGEFIQTKKMILLR, translated from the coding sequence ATGGTCAGAAAAAAAATTAAAATATTCGTACTCTTTATTCTTATTTCAACCTCACTCGCGCAAACTAATCAACAGTTCAGAGCTACCTGGTTAACTAATGTTGATAGTTATGTTCTCACAACAGATGCTTCTATTGTAGAAGCAATGAACTATCTATCATCGATTGGGATTAATGTTGTGTTTCCTGTGGTTTATAATAAAGGTTATACAATCTATCCAAGTTCAATTATGGATAGTCTCTTCAATGCTCCAACTATTCCTGATCCTTCTTTTCAGAACAGAGATTTTCTTGAGAGATTGGTAATAGAAGCTCATCGTGTTGGTATTGAAGTTATTCCGTGGTTCGAATTTGGATTTTCTTCTTCTTATAGTTTAAATGGCGGGCACATAGTTGCAAGATTTCCACATTGGGCATTAAAGAATAATCAGGGTCAGTTAGTAGTAAAAAACGGATTTGATTGGTTAAGCGGAATTAATCCGGAGGTTCAGAACTATATGCTTTCACTCGTTATGGAAGTAATTGATAAATATGATATTGATGGTGTTCAGGGAGATGATCGTTTACCGGCAATGCCTGTTGAAGGTGGATATGATTCTGTTACTGTTGAAATTTATAAATCTGAACATAATGGAAATAATCCACCAAATAATCCCGGTGATACGAACTGGAAAAGATGGAGAGCAGATAAATTAAATCAATTCTTTCTGCGGATGAGAGATTCCGTTAAGTCACGAGGAGATTATTTGATTTTATCATCTTCACCGACTCCATATCCCTGGGGTTATGATGAGTATCTTCAGGATTCCAGATATTGGGCTCAGAATAATGTTGTAGATAATATCATTCCTCAACTTTATCGTTATGATTTTTCAGGATATCAATCAGTGCTTTCGCAATCACTTTCCCAAATACGAAGTGTTAATCCTTCCATCTACTTCGCGGGAGTATTAATTAAAGCTGGTTCGTGGGTAATTACTCCAACTTTAATTACTCAGATAATAGACCTTAACAGAACAAATAATGTTAATGGTGAATGCACTTTTTTTTATGAAGGATTAAGAGCAAACAATAATGAAATTGGAAATCTTTTAGGAACAAATTACTACAATCAACCAGCTCTTGTTCCGTATCGTAATGGCAACATCTGGCGTCCCAAAGCAACAATAAAAAATGAAAACGAATCAGGAGTTACACTAACAGGAAATTGGACAAATTATCCAATGCAGGGATATACAGGACAAATAATCAGAACAAATCAAACAACAGGATACGCATCAGTAGAATACAATGTTGAAGTACCGTTCAGTGCAAACTTTGATGTATATGCATATCTGACACCAAATACAACTTGGACACAGAATGCAAGATATGTAATCTATTCAGATACAGACTCGAGTGAAATAATAATAGATCAATCAAATCTGAATAAGAAGGGATGGCATAAGATAGGAGTAGCATATCTGAGTGAAGGAACAAAGAGAGTGATGAAGATAGATAACACATATTTGGAGGCGGGAAGATATTTGGTAGCAGATGCTGTAATGATTATGATAAACAGAAAGTTATCACCTGATGTAGTAATTACGGATGTTAATGACGAAAAAGAAAATGATGTAACTCGACCAACCGAATTTGTATTAGAGCAGAATTATCCAAATCCATTTAATCCTGTAACAAAGATAAGATATGTCATTCCGAACGAATTGAGGAATCTAACAACATTAAAAGTCTATGACGTATTGGGAAAAGAAGTAGCAACACTGGTAAATGAAGAGAAGCAAGCAGGATTATATGAAGTAGAATTTGATGGAAGAAATCTTTCAAGCGGAGTATATTTCTATCAACTGAAATCAGGAGAATTTATTCAAACAAAGAAAATGATATTGTTAAGATGA
- a CDS encoding family 10 glycosylhydrolase encodes MKIIFLIIISSFLIFCSKDSKETKAVRGVWLTNVDSEVLNSKKNIDDAVKLLDELGFNSIFVVVWNKAMTTYPSNVMKNLTGIEIDTSFTGRDPLKELIDSAHKKNIKVFAWFEFGFSSSFKENGGIILNKKPEWAARDINGNLVTKNGFEWMNGFHPEVQDFLLSLIMEVVRNYNVDGIQGDDRLPALPSEAGYDEYTVNLYKSQHNGKFPPENHKDEEWIQWRANILTDFMQRIYDSVKTFNSNLIVSMAPSIYPWSKEEYLQDWPEWMKRGLVELIIPQVYRYNIDDYSSALNEIISNQISKNNFHRFFPGVLLKVGSYQPDEKFLRQMIELNRQSGINGEVFFFYEGIKKYPDLFKEFYKDRVGFPELLNK; translated from the coding sequence ATGAAAATAATTTTCTTAATTATCATCAGCTCTTTCTTAATTTTTTGCAGCAAAGATTCAAAAGAAACGAAAGCCGTCAGAGGTGTTTGGTTAACTAATGTTGATAGCGAGGTTCTGAATTCCAAAAAAAATATTGATGATGCTGTTAAACTGCTTGATGAACTTGGCTTCAACTCAATTTTTGTTGTTGTCTGGAATAAAGCAATGACAACTTACCCAAGTAATGTAATGAAGAATCTCACCGGAATTGAAATAGATACATCTTTTACCGGAAGAGATCCTTTGAAAGAATTAATTGACTCGGCACATAAAAAAAATATTAAAGTCTTCGCCTGGTTTGAATTTGGTTTCTCTTCATCATTTAAAGAAAACGGTGGAATTATCCTTAACAAAAAACCTGAGTGGGCAGCTAGAGATATTAATGGAAATTTAGTAACCAAAAATGGTTTTGAATGGATGAATGGTTTTCATCCCGAAGTTCAGGACTTTTTACTTTCTCTGATTATGGAAGTCGTAAGAAACTATAATGTAGATGGAATACAGGGCGATGACCGTTTGCCTGCATTACCAAGTGAAGCTGGTTATGATGAATACACGGTAAATCTCTATAAGTCACAACACAATGGTAAATTCCCACCTGAAAATCATAAAGATGAAGAATGGATTCAATGGCGTGCAAATATACTTACTGATTTTATGCAGCGCATTTATGATTCTGTAAAAACTTTTAATTCAAATCTGATTGTTTCAATGGCTCCGAGTATTTATCCGTGGAGTAAAGAGGAATATCTTCAGGACTGGCCTGAATGGATGAAAAGAGGACTTGTTGAATTAATTATTCCACAGGTTTACAGGTATAATATTGATGATTATTCTTCAGCGTTAAATGAGATAATCAGTAATCAGATAAGTAAAAATAATTTTCATAGATTTTTTCCCGGAGTTTTGCTGAAAGTCGGTTCATATCAACCCGATGAAAAATTTCTAAGACAAATGATAGAACTTAACAGGCAAAGCGGAATAAATGGTGAGGTATTTTTCTTTTACGAAGGTATTAAAAAATATCCTGATTTATTCAAAGAATTTTATAAAGATAGAGTTGGATTTCCTGAACTTCTGAACAAATGA